GTTTATAACAAATACAGCACTCAAAAAGGCAAAGCGCTTGTCACCAAAGGGGTAAGAGAAGATACGATCTTTGCTTACTTCGGATTTGGTCACATCAGCAAAGAGCTCAAACGAGCTTACGGCAAAGGTGTTAACAGCAATTCGCTTTATTCGCCTTTGGTATCGCCAAATTCAGGTATGAACCTGCATGTCGTTGGCGTCAAAGTCAAAAAAGCGTAAGGGGAGGAGAGAACAATGGCAAAAAAATATGGAATGATCCACGATAACAATCTTTGCATCGGCTGTCAAGCGTGCAACGTTGCGTGTAGATCGGAAAATCAAATACCAGAATCCGTGTACCGTTTACAAGTATGGGTCAAACAAGAAGAGTACCCCAATGGAACGCTTGGCTATGAATACCACCGCCAATCCTGTGTCCAATGTGAAAACACACCGTGTGTGAGTGTTTGCCCAACTAAAGCGTCTTATGTCAATGACGAGGGCATCGTTTTAGTCGATGTTGATTTGTGTGTGGGCTGTTTGTACTGTGTTGCAGCGTGCCCTTACCAAGCGCGTTATGTGCATCCAATTACCAAAGCGCCTGACAAATGTACTTTCTGCCATGAATCACGATTGGCAAGAGGTGAAGAGCCAGCGTGTGTCACCGTGTGCCCAACAGACGCACTTATTTTCGGTGATCTCAATGATCCGAAAAGCAAGATCAATAAAGCACTCTCAGAGCGCGTCACGTATCGTCAAAAAGAGTCTTTAGGCACTCAACCAAAAATGTTTATTGTACCAAACCACAAAGGAGGGATCAGATCATGAATCAGATATGGGGCTCAATGGAGCAATACTCAACACTCGTATGGCATTGGCCAATTGCGATCTATCTCTTCTTAGCAGGTCTTTCAGCAGGTGCGGCGATGACGTCGTTAATCGTTAAATGGATAGAGGGTAATGGCAAGCCTCCTTGGGATGGTCTTATCAAAGCAGGAGCAATTCTTGCACCTGTGACGATTTGTTTAGGTCTTTTCTTGCTTATTTTTGACCTTACACGACCGCTTATGTTTTGGAAATTGTTGATTCATTACAACTTTGGATCGGTTATGACACTGGGTGTTTTAGCGCTTTTTATCTATACACCGCTCAGTTTTATCTATACAGCCATCAAATTTAAACCGTGGTTGTTTGAAACAGGACCGTTTGCAGGACTGCTCAAACCGTTCCGTGGCATTATTGAGAGTATAGGCGATAATCCTGCATGGTTGGAGAGAACACTGTTTTTGTTTGCGGTGATCATCGGTATTTATACAGGATTCTTGCTCTCCGCAATGTACAGTTATCCGTTGTTTAATACACCGTTATTGCCG
Above is a genomic segment from Sulfurospirillum halorespirans DSM 13726 containing:
- a CDS encoding 4Fe-4S dicluster domain-containing protein → MAKKYGMIHDNNLCIGCQACNVACRSENQIPESVYRLQVWVKQEEYPNGTLGYEYHRQSCVQCENTPCVSVCPTKASYVNDEGIVLVDVDLCVGCLYCVAACPYQARYVHPITKAPDKCTFCHESRLARGEEPACVTVCPTDALIFGDLNDPKSKINKALSERVTYRQKESLGTQPKMFIVPNHKGGIRS
- the nrfD gene encoding NrfD/PsrC family molybdoenzyme membrane anchor subunit — encoded protein: MNQIWGSMEQYSTLVWHWPIAIYLFLAGLSAGAAMTSLIVKWIEGNGKPPWDGLIKAGAILAPVTICLGLFLLIFDLTRPLMFWKLLIHYNFGSVMTLGVLALFIYTPLSFIYTAIKFKPWLFETGPFAGLLKPFRGIIESIGDNPAWLERTLFLFAVIIGIYTGFLLSAMYSYPLFNTPLLPILFLASGLSSGVAASILFGLLFFKSEVNEKNAKYLLELDLRVVPMELLLLFALFVGMYFQGGDKAIIAIQAMTTGIWAFVFWFGVIGVGIATPLLIAVTALKHHAYRVGYILLNSVVVLIGVIFLRLYILYAGQTFVG